The bacterium genome includes a window with the following:
- a CDS encoding glycosyltransferase family 2 protein, whose product MKDKLKIIASPIAFNEEGKIGNVVKKIPKNLVDLILVVDDYSTDNTRKEAESEEAVVITHKERKGVGAGIRTAIDYAIENKYDIIVIMAGNDKDNPQEISRLIDPIINEGYDFIQGSRFLKGGYYGNMPFYRILATKLHPLIFSILVGARLTESTNGFRAFKTSLFNDKRINLWQDWLNSYELEPYLYYKVIKCGYKWKEVPVTKIYPQKGTTKMVPFRDWWRILKPLFCLWLGIKK is encoded by the coding sequence ATGAAGGATAAATTAAAGATTATAGCATCACCAATTGCCTTTAATGAAGAAGGAAAAATTGGAAATGTAGTTAAAAAGATTCCAAAGAATCTGGTTGATTTAATATTAGTTGTCGATGATTATTCAACAGATAATACCAGAAAGGAAGCAGAATCAGAAGAGGCAGTCGTGATAACTCATAAAGAACGAAAGGGGGTAGGGGCAGGGATAAGAACAGCCATTGATTATGCTATAGAAAATAAATATGATATAATTGTGATTATGGCAGGAAATGATAAGGATAATCCTCAAGAAATATCAAGGCTAATAGACCCAATAATAAATGAAGGATATGATTTTATTCAGGGGTCGCGATTTTTAAAAGGTGGCTATTACGGTAATATGCCTTTTTATAGAATTCTGGCAACGAAACTTCATCCACTAATTTTCTCCATTCTGGTCGGAGCCAGATTAACTGAAAGCACCAATGGATTTCGAGCATTTAAGACAAGCCTGTTTAATGACAAACGAATAAACCTCTGGCAGGATTGGCTCAATAGTTATGAATTGGAACCATATCTTTATTACAAAGTGATTAAATGTGGTTATAAATGGAAAGAAGTCCCGGTGACTAAAATATATCCCCAAAAAGGAACGACCAAGATGGTACCTTTCAGGGATTGGTGGCGAATTCTAAAACCTCTATTTTGCCTCTGGCTGGGAATTAAAAAATAA
- a CDS encoding DegT/DnrJ/EryC1/StrS family aminotransferase — protein MKIPFVDLKSQYQSIEQEVKEAVIRVMEQANFILGEEVKLFEEEFACLCEAKYGIGVASGTDALHLALLACGIEKGDEVILPANTFIATPLAVSQAGAKPVLVDIDSLTYNIDLSKIEECITRRTKAIMPVHLYGQPVDMDGLTNLAKKYNLWIIEDACQAHLAEYKGRKVGAIGDIGAFSFYPGKNLGAYGDGGLVVTNNAQLAEKVKMLRDYGQKVKYHHLFKGFNSRLDTMQAAILRVKLKYLEKWNNLRIQHAQKYSELLGGTEVITPTKAPYAKHIYHLYVIRTKQRDELQKYLADKGISVGIHYPIPIHLQKAYEDLEYKIGTFPITEKYANEILSLPMFPELTVEQIEMVVNSIKEFGQ, from the coding sequence ATGAAGATACCGTTTGTTGACCTTAAATCCCAGTATCAATCAATTGAACAAGAGGTTAAAGAGGCCGTAATAAGGGTAATGGAGCAGGCTAATTTTATTTTAGGAGAGGAGGTAAAACTCTTTGAGGAAGAATTTGCTTGTTTGTGTGAGGCTAAATATGGCATTGGTGTCGCTTCAGGCACAGATGCCTTGCATTTAGCCCTATTGGCATGTGGCATAGAGAAAGGAGATGAAGTGATTCTCCCGGCTAATACCTTTATTGCTACTCCATTAGCGGTATCACAGGCGGGAGCAAAACCTGTTCTTGTCGATATAGACTCTTTGACCTACAACATAGATTTATCAAAGATTGAAGAATGTATTACACGCAGAACAAAGGCTATTATGCCAGTTCATTTGTATGGACAGCCGGTAGATATGGATGGTTTGACTAATCTTGCTAAAAAATACAATCTCTGGATTATTGAAGATGCCTGCCAGGCACATTTAGCCGAATATAAGGGAAGAAAAGTAGGTGCGATAGGTGATATTGGTGCCTTTAGTTTTTACCCGGGTAAAAACTTAGGTGCTTATGGTGATGGAGGTCTGGTAGTAACAAATAATGCACAGTTGGCTGAAAAAGTAAAAATGCTTAGAGATTATGGACAGAAGGTCAAATATCATCACCTATTCAAGGGATTTAATAGTCGGTTGGATACAATGCAAGCCGCTATTCTTCGGGTTAAACTGAAATACCTTGAAAAATGGAATAACCTGAGAATTCAGCATGCCCAGAAGTATTCCGAATTGCTTGGTGGCACAGAGGTGATTACACCCACAAAAGCTCCGTATGCTAAACATATCTATCATCTCTATGTTATCAGAACAAAACAAAGAGATGAATTACAAAAATACCTCGCAGATAAAGGCATTTCTGTAGGTATTCACTATCCTATACCTATTCATCTTCAGAAGGCTTATGAAGATTTAGAATATAAAATAGGCACATTTCCTATTACTGAAAAATATGCAAATGAGATTCTATCTCTACCAATGTTTCCTGAGTTGACTGTGGAACAAATAGAGATGGTGGTAAATTCCATAAAGGAGTTTGGACAGTAA